The Desulfobulbaceae bacterium genomic interval ATGCCACCCAGCTTTAATCAGAGAGGCCTCTGACCGCTCAGTGCAGGCACCGCAAAGGTGATAATAGTGAGTCTCGCCCTCAAAGGACAGTTTCCAAACGGACATACCTACCTCGTACGGGAGCTCAGAAAAGGAACACACTTTTTCCGCTTAATATCACTGTAGGAAATTTTATTACCCTCTGACTCCTCTTTAAGCTTCACATAATTCACATAGCGCTCCTGCTGCAAGTTTCCGCCTTTTATTGCCTGCAAAACTGCACATCCTGGTTCATTGCTGTGGCTGCAATTATTGAAGCGACAACTCTGTGATAACTCTTGAATATCATCAAAACTGTCGTCAACTCCCTCACTGGCAGAGAAAATGCCGACCTCCCGCATTCCTGGTGTATCGATAATCATGGCGCCCTGCTCAAGAGCAATAAGTTGACGACGCACGGTCGTGTGCCGTCCTTCTCCAGAGTCACTGACTTTTCCCGTTTTCAATGTATTCTTGCCCGTGAGCCGGTTGATAAGCGTTGTTTTGCCCACACCTGAAGACCCAAGAAGACAGTATGTTTTCCCAAGACCCATAAGCTCTTTGACCTGATCCAACCCATCTCCGGTTACATTGCTAAGTGCAATAATCCTGGCGGCAATCCCTTCCCGCCGAATCTCCGAAATTAATTGTGCCAATTCATCTGCACTGACCAAATCTGTCTTGGTCAGAACAAGCACCGGCTCAACATGCCCTTCAGTGACCATCACCATATAGCGTTCCAGCCTAGACACATTAAAATCGTATTGGCACGCCTGAACAATGAAAGCAACATCAATATTTGCCGCGATCATTTGCAACTGAACGTCCTTCCCGGCGGACTTCCGGCGCAGAAACGATCTTCTAGGCAGGATCATATGAATACTCGCGGTATTTTCAGCATCATACTCCACACATACCCAATCGCCGACGCAAGGCATATCGCTCGTCGATTGGGTGGAGTACAGAAATTTTCCTGTTGCCCTGGCGGGTACTTCCTCACCCTCCCTCCTAACGGTATACCAGCCTCGATCAACCCCGGTTACCCGCGCAACTCGATGCTCAGATTGACAGAGTTCACCGGCCTTGTCGGCAAACCAACGGTCCATGCCAAGTTCACTCAACTCCATGGAAGTACAATCCATTGTTCAGCCTTTATTAATTCGCATCAAAGTCTTGCCAGATCAGAAAATCCTTGGCCACTATTAAAGATGTAATGATCCCTTTCACGCTCGATTTCCATAACTCCATGTATAAGATGTTGTCACGGAACATGCTGAATGTCAAATGACCATTGACAGCCATTCTTCTATCAAACCATCACTACTCAAATTTGTCATAGTGAATCCTTTCTGGCGGGATCTTTTTCTCTTTGATCAAGATGTCGCAGCAGGATTGGACCATGGACGGCGCCCCGCAGATAAAGACATCCACCTCCGCGCCTTCTGCTACCTGGTTGCGGATGAGGTCGGTGACCCGTCCCTTGGCGCCGGGCCATTGGTCCTCCAGAGTGGCGCGGGAGAGCACCGGGATGAAGCGGAAGTTGTCGAGCCGTTTTTCGAAAGAAGACATCTCGTCATGGAACAGGAGATCAACAGGCCGACGGTCGCCAAAGAAGAAGGTGAACGATCGGCTGTCATTTTTTTTGGCTCGTTCGTAGAGCATGGAGCGGATCGGGGCCAGTCCGGAGCCGGTAGCAATCAGCAGGGTCTCGCGCGGCGAATCCCGCAAGTAAAAATCACCAAACGGTCCGCGCATGATCAGTTCGTCACCTTTCTGTAATCTGTCGTGGACGTAAACGGAAACCGTGCCCTCCGGAACTTTGGTGACGATAAGTTCGATATGGTGGCGCTCCTCTGGCGATGAGGCGATAGAGTAGGCCCGAAATTCCGGGGAGCCTGAGCTCCCGGCGAGCGGCGCCTCAAGCTGCACGTACTGTCCGGCCCTAAACGTGATGCCCTCCGGTGGCGAGAGGATAGCGAAACGGAGGTGCTTGATATCCGGGGTCACGTCTACTATTGTTTCCACTTGTACTCGGTACTCCTTCACTGCCAGCAATTCCAGGGGCACTTCAATCTCAAGGTCCTCTTTCACTTTCACCTGGCAGGAGATACGAATACCTGCAGCAATCTCTGCAGGGCTCAGATAGGGGGTCTCAGTTGGGAGTAAGGAGCCGCCGCCAGAAAGGACCTTGACCTTGCAGTAGGCGCACGTTCCCTTGCCACCACAGGCTGAAGGCAGATAGAGCTTGCGGTCAGCAAGGGCAAAAAGTAGCGGCTTGCCCCCTTCCACCACCAGTTCCTTTTCGTTGTTCACCCGGATGTTCTTCTCCCCGTAATTGGCGATAGTACGTCCGGCAATCTCAATAATCAGGGCCAAAAAACCGGTGATAACGCTGATGGCAAAGATACCTGAGATGATTTCAATCATGCGTAGCTCACTGGACCTGGATCATGCCGCTGAAGGCGATGCAAGCGAGCGACAAGATACCGGTGATGATGAGAGTGATCCCCGCTCCCTCAAGGCCCTTGGGGATGGCGCCGCTTTTCTCTATCCGGGCGCGAATTGCGCCTACCGCAGTGATTGCCAGCAACCAGCCGATACCGCTGCCCGTGCCGTAGGCTGCAGCCTGAAGCAGGGTGTAGTCGCGGATGATCATGAACAGCGATGCCCCAAGGATGGCGCAGTTCACTGTGATGAGCGGCAGAAAGATACCGAGCACTTGATAAAGAACCGGAAAATAGCGGTCAACAGTCATTTCCACAAGCTGCACAAAGGCAGCGATGACTACGATGAACAGGATGTACTGGAAGTGCTCAAGATGGAGAGGCAGGAGGATTTTATAGTAGACCAGATGGTTCAGCGCCGTAGTGCAGGCCATGACCAAAACCACCGCCGCACCCAGCCCAAAGGCCGAGCGCGGGTTCTTTGAGATGCTGACGAACGGGCACAGGCCCAAGAAATTGGTGAGCAGGATATTATTGGTGAAGATCGCTGCAAAAAAAAGCGTTGCCGGGCTGATGGGTGTCATGTCTTAGGCCCCTGAAGTTGTGTGGTTCCATTGTCGCCGGCAAACGTTCGCACCAGCCAGACCAGCAGGGCAAGGGTGAAAAAAGCCCCCGGCGCCATGATCATGATCGTCCACGGGGTGAAGCTGGCCGGCATGATCCGGCACCCAAACAGAGAGCCAAAGCCTGCGAGTTCGCGGATAAAGGCGATGGCAAAGAGCACCAGAGAGAAGCCGATGCCGGTAGCAAGTCCGTCTAACAGGGCAGGCAGGGGCGGATTGCTGCGGGCAAAGGCCTCGCAGCGGCCCATAATAATGCAATTTGTGATGATCAGGCCGACATAAGGGCCTAGGGCCTCGCTCACTTCCGGCAGATAGGCCTTGATGATGATGTCGAAGACGATGACGTAGGAGCTGATGATCAAGGTCTGCGCCATCATGCGGATTCGGTCCGGGGTAACATGCCGGAGCAGAGATACGGTGCAGCAGCTCATGGCCAGGGTAAAGAGCAAACCGATGTTCATTACCAGGGTATTCACCATGAGGTTGGTCACCGCCAGGGTCGAGCAGATCCCCAGGGTGTGGCGCAGGAGCGGGTTCTCGTTCCACAGCCCTGCCTTGATGATCTGTGCCGCGGGTTGACTCTTTTCCATAAGTTATGGTCCAGGCGGCGGGGCCGCAGTTAAAGTATTCATTGTTTCGGAACTGTTGTTAGTGAACTCTCAAGCAGCAAGGCACGGAAAGTCGCAATTTCACGGTTGACAAATTTTTCAACGGCCTCGCTGGTCATGGTAGCGCCGGTGATAGCATCAAGATCGCTAGGTGGTTTCCCTGGCGCTGCCGGAGTCAGAGTGAAGTATTTTCCACCAGCCACGGGCATATTAAGGGAGAGACCGGCAAACTGGCGCTGGAACTCTTTCTCGTTGATCCGGGCGCCAAGACCGGGGGTCTCCCGATGGAGGTAAAATTCGATACCTGTGACCGTTGACAGTGAAGCGTCCACCGCGACCATAGCAAACACCGGTCCCCAGAAACCTGGGCCGGACACCGAGAAGGCATAGCCCTGTGGGGTTTTGCCGTCGGCCTGGTCGATAATGTAGACTGTGCGCCCTGAAATCTCGCGGCGGGCAACGCGCTGCCGGAAGAGGGCGTCGATTTCAGCGAGGCTAGAATTCTCCGGAATACGAACAGCAAGGGCGCGCAGCACCACGATCTCTAGTTTTGCATGCTGGTTCAAGTCGATGCGTTCCCGGGTGACAACATGGATCACTGAGACCAGTGTGGTGCAGAGCAGAGTGATCGCGAACATAAAAAACACCGAGTAGCCAATTTTGTTCATGACGCCCTCTCTTTCCCAACCGGCATGGCACGGACCATAAGGTCAATCAGTGGCGCCAAGCCGTTGGCGAGCAGGATTGCGAACATCATGCCCTCTGGAAAATTAGAGTAGCAGCGGAGCAGGATGGTCAACACACCGACGAAAAAGCCGTAGACCACTTGACCAGCCGGGGTCTTGGCAGCGCTGATGGGTTCGGTGACCACAAAGACCGTACCGAACAGGAAAGAGCCTGAGAGCAGGGCGGCAATCGGGGCGGCGCTGACAGCCACACCAAGTTCACGGGTGACGAGGATGGCGAGAATGCCACCGCCAAGGCAGGAGAAAAGCAACCGCCAGGAAGCGACCTTAGTGTAGAGCAGATAGCCTGCGGCAAGCAGGATGAGAAGAGCCGAGGTCTCACCCAAAGAGCCAGCGGTGTTGCCGAGGAAGAGGTCGGTCAACGTCGGGCTTATGCCCTGTGTTAAATTGACCAGGGATGTGGCGCCGGTTATGGCATCAGGGCTTAACGCCCAAAAGCGGAGTCCTCCAGCCGCTACAGTCGCAGGTTCATTCCAGAAGTTAGTCATGAATAAGGGAAAGGCGCTGTAGAGAAAGCACCTGCCCACCATGGCCGGGTTAAATACGTTACGGCCAAACCCGCCAAAAGCCATTTTGCCGAAACCGACACCAAAGACAATACCCACCGCCGCCATCCACATAGGCAGGGAAGGAGGGAGGGACAGGGAGAAAATAAGACCGGTGACCAGCGCCGCCGAGGTTACCGGCTTGCCCTGGGGAAAGGTGAAAAAAGCCTCAGTAACGAACCCGCAGAAGAGGACGACCAGGGTAAGGGCCAAAGCTCGCCAGCCAAAGAGGGCAACCGCAGCCATAGTAAGCGGCAGCAAGGCATAGCAGACCTTAAGCATTGGCGCTTGCAGCAAAAACCACTTGTCAGGGATGGCGGGGGGGCGAAAGAGCACTGGGCGATAGCAATGGGTGATGAGTTCAATGAGGACCCGTCAGCAGCAGTGCCGGGCGTTGAAGATTAGCGCCAACATTACTCTGCCTGGAGATGGACTGCAAGGACGTATCCTTTTTCATCAGGAACAGCAACCCCTGTTGCTCAAGGATCTCCTGTTGAAATGGAATAGATGAAATGAGGTCGGACTTTTTTTAGGTACAACGGGCCACCGACAAGTTCAACTGTGCGGCTTTTTCATGTCCTTTTTCACGTCCGTTGAAGCATTTGGTTCGGCAATACTCGTTTCCATGTTTGACACAACCTCGATTTGTTCAACTACTTTTAGACGCTCACGTTTCTTCTCAAGGTTTTCTCTGACCTGATCCTTTTTTTCGTCTTGCGTTCCCTTCAGCGCGGTTTCCAAATTTATTATATCTTCAATTAATTGCTGCTGTTCACCTTCTCTTTGTTCTGCCTGCTCTGCCTTATCAAAAACAATCTCCTCTGCATCTACAGTCTCTTTCACTGGTGTTGCTTGAACGAAAGTTGGAATAATCGTCTGATCATCACCTATCCGTCGTTGGTTCATAAAAGACGGTGACATGATTTCGATGCCTTGACCATGTAACGTATCCAAAACAACTCGGAATAAACTTGACTGAGCTGTAATGAGCCATTTAACTTCTGTAAGTAATCCTGAAATTCGGTAGGTTATAGAAAAGTTTCCAAGTTCAAGAATATTAACAAAGGGGTCCTTTAGTCCGCTTTCCTCTGCTGCTTGAATAAGTAAAGATTCAATCTGCAAATGATGAACATCATAACCTAACGACAAGGTAACTGAGACAATGGCGCCTGAGTTGCGGATTGTCGAGACAGGATTGTTAACTAAGTATGTATTTGGGAGAGCAATAAGCTCTCTGCTTTCGGATTGTATTTCTGTGTCGAATAGCCCTCTTTCAGACACACGACCAAAAAAGTCGCCAACTCTTATAAA includes:
- the rsgA gene encoding ribosome small subunit-dependent GTPase A, giving the protein MELSELGMDRWFADKAGELCQSEHRVARVTGVDRGWYTVRREGEEVPARATGKFLYSTQSTSDMPCVGDWVCVEYDAENTASIHMILPRRSFLRRKSAGKDVQLQMIAANIDVAFIVQACQYDFNVSRLERYMVMVTEGHVEPVLVLTKTDLVSADELAQLISEIRREGIAARIIALSNVTGDGLDQVKELMGLGKTYCLLGSSGVGKTTLINRLTGKNTLKTGKVSDSGEGRHTTVRRQLIALEQGAMIIDTPGMREVGIFSASEGVDDSFDDIQELSQSCRFNNCSHSNEPGCAVLQAIKGGNLQQERYVNYVKLKEESEGNKISYSDIKRKKCVPFLSSRTR
- a CDS encoding 2Fe-2S iron-sulfur cluster binding domain-containing protein, producing the protein MIEIISGIFAISVITGFLALIIEIAGRTIANYGEKNIRVNNEKELVVEGGKPLLFALADRKLYLPSACGGKGTCAYCKVKVLSGGGSLLPTETPYLSPAEIAAGIRISCQVKVKEDLEIEVPLELLAVKEYRVQVETIVDVTPDIKHLRFAILSPPEGITFRAGQYVQLEAPLAGSSGSPEFRAYSIASSPEERHHIELIVTKVPEGTVSVYVHDRLQKGDELIMRGPFGDFYLRDSPRETLLIATGSGLAPIRSMLYERAKKNDSRSFTFFFGDRRPVDLLFHDEMSSFEKRLDNFRFIPVLSRATLEDQWPGAKGRVTDLIRNQVAEGAEVDVFICGAPSMVQSCCDILIKEKKIPPERIHYDKFE
- a CDS encoding NADH:ubiquinone reductase (Na(+)-transporting) subunit E (Part of the NQR complex which consists of NqrA, NqrB, NqrC, NqrD, NqrE and NqrF; NQR complex catalyzes the reduction of ubiquinone-1 to ubiquinol by two successive reactions, coupled with the transport of Na(+) ions from the cytoplasm to the periplasm; NqrE is probably involved in the second step, the conversion of ubisemiquinone to ubiquinol.), translated to MTPISPATLFFAAIFTNNILLTNFLGLCPFVSISKNPRSAFGLGAAVVLVMACTTALNHLVYYKILLPLHLEHFQYILFIVVIAAFVQLVEMTVDRYFPVLYQVLGIFLPLITVNCAILGASLFMIIRDYTLLQAAAYGTGSGIGWLLAITAVGAIRARIEKSGAIPKGLEGAGITLIITGILSLACIAFSGMIQVQ
- a CDS encoding NADH:ubiquinone reductase (Na(+)-transporting) subunit D — protein: MEKSQPAAQIIKAGLWNENPLLRHTLGICSTLAVTNLMVNTLVMNIGLLFTLAMSCCTVSLLRHVTPDRIRMMAQTLIISSYVIVFDIIIKAYLPEVSEALGPYVGLIITNCIIMGRCEAFARSNPPLPALLDGLATGIGFSLVLFAIAFIRELAGFGSLFGCRIMPASFTPWTIMIMAPGAFFTLALLVWLVRTFAGDNGTTQLQGPKT
- a CDS encoding FMN-binding protein — its product is MNKIGYSVFFMFAITLLCTTLVSVIHVVTRERIDLNQHAKLEIVVLRALAVRIPENSSLAEIDALFRQRVARREISGRTVYIIDQADGKTPQGYAFSVSGPGFWGPVFAMVAVDASLSTVTGIEFYLHRETPGLGARINEKEFQRQFAGLSLNMPVAGGKYFTLTPAAPGKPPSDLDAITGATMTSEAVEKFVNREIATFRALLLESSLTTVPKQ
- a CDS encoding RnfABCDGE type electron transport complex subunit D, giving the protein MLKVCYALLPLTMAAVALFGWRALALTLVVLFCGFVTEAFFTFPQGKPVTSAALVTGLIFSLSLPPSLPMWMAAVGIVFGVGFGKMAFGGFGRNVFNPAMVGRCFLYSAFPLFMTNFWNEPATVAAGGLRFWALSPDAITGATSLVNLTQGISPTLTDLFLGNTAGSLGETSALLILLAAGYLLYTKVASWRLLFSCLGGGILAILVTRELGVAVSAAPIAALLSGSFLFGTVFVVTEPISAAKTPAGQVVYGFFVGVLTILLRCYSNFPEGMMFAILLANGLAPLIDLMVRAMPVGKERAS
- a CDS encoding mechanosensitive ion channel; translation: MQISSRIINFLLAFLPSFSIFIASGAVLWGSHWFLIGRRPELGNERKFPLQILMLALTIVSILAIVIALPISESFRNKIIGLIGILLSGIIAFSSTNVIANLMAGVLLRITKPFRTGDFIRVGDFFGRVSERGLFDTEIQSESRELIALPNTYLVNNPVSTIRNSGAIVSVTLSLGYDVHHLQIESLLIQAAEESGLKDPFVNILELGNFSITYRISGLLTEVKWLITAQSSLFRVVLDTLHGQGIEIMSPSFMNQRRIGDDQTIIPTFVQATPVKETVDAEEIVFDKAEQAEQREGEQQQLIEDIINLETALKGTQDEKKDQVRENLEKKRERLKVVEQIEVVSNMETSIAEPNASTDVKKDMKKPHS